One window of Staphylococcus chromogenes genomic DNA carries:
- a CDS encoding superoxide dismutase — MAFELPKLPYAYDALEPHIDKETMEIHHSKHHNTYVTKLNDAVKGTDLENKSIEEIIANLNSVPEDKQTPVRNNGGGHLNHSLFWQLLSPQSEEKGEVVDKIKEQWGSLDDFKKEFADKAAARFGSGWAWLVVNNGQLEIVTTPNQDNPISEGKTPILGLDVWEHAYYLKYQNKRPDYISAFWNVVNWEKVDELYNAAK, encoded by the coding sequence ATGGCTTTTGAATTACCAAAATTACCTTATGCATATGATGCATTAGAACCTCATATTGATAAAGAAACGATGGAAATCCATCATAGTAAACACCATAACACATACGTGACTAAGTTAAACGATGCAGTTAAAGGTACTGATTTAGAGAACAAATCAATCGAAGAAATTATTGCTAACTTAAATAGCGTACCAGAAGATAAACAAACTCCTGTACGTAATAATGGTGGCGGTCACTTAAACCACTCTTTATTCTGGCAATTACTTTCACCACAATCAGAAGAAAAAGGTGAAGTCGTAGATAAAATTAAAGAGCAATGGGGCTCTTTAGATGATTTCAAAAAAGAATTTGCAGACAAAGCAGCAGCTCGTTTTGGTTCTGGTTGGGCATGGCTCGTTGTAAATAATGGTCAATTAGAAATCGTTACTACACCAAACCAAGACAACCCAATTTCTGAAGGTAAAACTCCTATCTTAGGATTAGACGTTTGGGAACATGCTTATTATCTTAAATATCAAAACAAACGTCCAGACTACATTAGCGCTTTCTGGAATGTAGTCAATTGGGAAAAAGTTGACGAATTATATAACGCAGCAAAATAA
- a CDS encoding metal ABC transporter ATP-binding protein: MNQPIFELKDIDFYYDHKKVLENINIKINKGEFLAIVGPNGAGKSTLLKLILGLLPIQSGEIYIDGLTYHKKLTTDKISYVSQKASSVTAGFPATVKEVILSGLTRKKRLFKWFNSSDNIKVDQVLQRLNIKDLKHKNVSELSGGQQQRVLIARALVSDPSVLILDEPTNGIDAKHVGEFYETLENLKREGVTIILVTHDIGVVADTATEVACLNKHLHFHGSIYEFKSLDEVQISKIYGHPIKFVDHQHDRVCCK; the protein is encoded by the coding sequence ATGAATCAACCAATTTTTGAGTTAAAAGATATTGATTTTTATTATGACCATAAAAAGGTACTCGAAAATATCAACATTAAAATTAATAAAGGTGAGTTTTTAGCTATTGTTGGTCCTAATGGGGCAGGGAAATCTACATTATTAAAGTTGATTTTAGGTCTTTTACCCATTCAAAGTGGTGAAATTTATATCGATGGTTTAACTTATCATAAAAAATTAACAACAGACAAAATTAGTTATGTTTCTCAAAAAGCTTCCTCAGTCACTGCTGGATTTCCGGCTACGGTTAAGGAAGTTATTTTAAGTGGATTAACTCGAAAAAAACGTCTATTCAAGTGGTTTAATTCATCTGACAATATTAAAGTAGATCAAGTTTTACAACGATTAAATATTAAGGACTTAAAACATAAAAATGTTTCGGAATTATCTGGAGGACAACAACAACGCGTACTTATTGCAAGGGCACTCGTTTCTGATCCCTCCGTTTTAATACTAGATGAGCCGACAAATGGAATTGATGCAAAGCATGTTGGTGAGTTTTATGAAACATTGGAAAATTTAAAAAGAGAAGGGGTCACGATTATACTCGTCACGCATGATATAGGTGTGGTGGCAGATACGGCAACCGAAGTCGCATGCTTAAATAAACATCTTCATTTTCATGGGAGTATCTATGAATTTAAATCCTTAGATGAAGTACAAATTTCAAAAATTTATGGTCATCCTATAAAGTTCGTTGACCATCAACATGATAGGGTGTGCTGTAAATGA
- a CDS encoding peptidoglycan D,D-transpeptidase FtsI family protein, which yields MLKRLKEKTNDEKMRQTMNLRINFIFIVIVLAFVLIVLRLGYLQIAQGAHFNQMIRESDNVTVNESAPRGRILDRNGNVIVDNASKKAITYTRGKNTSQKEILTTAKKLSNIITMDTDSITTRDKKDFWIQKYPEKVKQLMKKEQALVENGDISQEQFDQSLRDKISDKDINQLTKKDLQVLAIYREMSQGTTLSPRTIKKEGVTDEEYAAVSQQLSDMPGINTSMDWDRKYPYGSTLKGVLGQVSTSEEGLPKELTDDYLSKGYSRNDRVGKSYLEQQYESVLRGEKKEIQYTTDKSGEIIDSKVINEGSRGDDLVLTIDIELQQKAESYLEKQIAKLRSEGAKDMDSAMMVVQDPKSGDILAMVGKKINKNGNLTDFDIGNFTTQYAVGSSVKGGTLLAGYQNKAIQVGQEMIDEPLHFQDGGTKRSYFNKDGQVRINDSEALMHSSNVYMFKTALKMAGLDYSNNMPLPSDVSVPGQKLRKGLNQVGLGVKTGIDLPNEVTGQIEPLKDNPGNYLDLAIGQYDTYSPLQLAQYVSTIANDGVRIQPHIAKEIRQATRDDQLGPVKKSIQGRVLNHVNNTPEEIKEVQKGFDMAFNKEKGTGYASFSNTKVRSAGKTGTAEVFQDGEPRVNSTYVGYAPADDPKLSFSIVYTNQPVPEPWLNGGDLGRDVINYFFS from the coding sequence TTGCTTAAACGATTAAAAGAAAAAACAAACGATGAAAAAATGCGGCAGACGATGAATCTTCGTATTAACTTCATCTTTATTGTCATTGTACTAGCTTTTGTATTAATAGTCTTAAGATTAGGTTATTTGCAAATCGCGCAGGGTGCTCATTTTAATCAAATGATTCGAGAAAGTGACAATGTCACAGTCAATGAATCAGCACCAAGAGGAAGAATTTTAGATAGAAATGGAAATGTTATTGTAGATAATGCTTCAAAAAAAGCGATTACATACACACGTGGTAAAAATACAAGTCAAAAAGAAATTTTAACTACCGCAAAAAAACTTTCAAATATTATAACGATGGACACAGATTCAATTACAACTCGTGATAAAAAAGACTTTTGGATTCAAAAATACCCTGAAAAAGTGAAACAACTTATGAAAAAGGAACAGGCTTTAGTCGAAAATGGAGATATCTCACAAGAACAATTTGATCAATCCTTACGAGACAAAATCAGTGATAAAGATATCAATCAACTCACTAAAAAAGATTTACAAGTATTAGCAATTTACCGCGAAATGTCTCAAGGTACTACTTTAAGTCCAAGGACAATTAAAAAAGAGGGCGTCACAGATGAAGAATATGCGGCTGTTTCTCAACAACTTTCAGATATGCCGGGTATCAATACGAGCATGGACTGGGATCGAAAATACCCTTATGGTAGTACATTGAAGGGCGTTTTAGGTCAAGTTTCTACATCTGAAGAAGGGCTTCCAAAAGAGTTAACTGATGATTATTTATCTAAAGGTTATTCCCGTAATGACCGTGTTGGAAAATCTTATCTCGAACAACAATATGAGAGTGTACTACGTGGTGAAAAGAAAGAAATTCAATATACCACTGATAAATCTGGTGAAATCATAGATTCAAAAGTTATCAATGAAGGTTCTCGCGGTGATGATCTTGTACTTACAATTGATATTGAATTGCAACAAAAAGCAGAATCTTATTTAGAAAAACAAATTGCAAAATTGCGTTCAGAAGGTGCGAAAGATATGGACAGCGCAATGATGGTTGTTCAAGATCCTAAATCTGGTGATATTCTTGCAATGGTAGGTAAAAAAATTAATAAAAATGGTAACTTAACAGATTTCGATATTGGTAATTTCACTACACAATATGCAGTTGGATCTTCAGTCAAAGGCGGAACGCTCTTAGCGGGTTATCAAAATAAAGCCATTCAAGTTGGCCAAGAAATGATAGATGAACCCTTGCATTTCCAAGATGGAGGTACAAAACGTTCATATTTTAATAAGGATGGTCAAGTTCGTATTAATGATAGTGAGGCCTTGATGCATTCATCCAACGTTTATATGTTTAAAACTGCACTCAAAATGGCGGGTTTAGATTATTCTAATAATATGCCTTTGCCGAGTGATGTAAGTGTGCCTGGCCAAAAATTACGTAAAGGACTGAACCAAGTCGGTTTAGGCGTAAAAACAGGTATTGATTTACCAAATGAAGTCACTGGACAAATCGAACCTTTAAAAGATAATCCTGGTAATTATTTAGACCTAGCAATTGGTCAATATGACACGTACTCACCCTTACAACTTGCACAATATGTCTCAACAATTGCAAATGACGGGGTAAGAATTCAACCTCATATCGCTAAAGAAATTCGACAAGCGACACGTGATGATCAACTCGGACCGGTTAAGAAAAGTATTCAGGGACGCGTGCTCAATCATGTGAATAATACACCAGAAGAAATCAAGGAAGTTCAAAAAGGATTTGATATGGCCTTTAATAAAGAAAAAGGCACAGGATATGCAAGTTTTAGTAATACTAAAGTTCGCTCTGCAGGTAAAACTGGAACGGCAGAAGTTTTCCAAGATGGTGAACCGAGAGTTAATTCCACGTATGTAGGTTATGCGCCAGCTGACGATCCGAAGTTATCATTTTCAATCGTCTATACAAATCAACCTGTACCTGAACCTTGGCTAAATGGCGGGGATTTAGGTAGAGATGTGATTAATTACTTCTTTAGTTAA
- the pstC gene encoding phosphate ABC transporter permease subunit PstC — protein MKSQHNVREMIHNKSKVGSSKSDKIMPIILATIAAISILTTIGIVITLLTETITFFTRVPMSKFFLETDWNPFSANPKYGIWALILGTLKITLIATIFAVPVGLGAAIYLSEYASKRTKKIIKPILEVLAGIPTIVYGFFALTLVTPILRAIFPSISSFNAISPGLVVGVMIIPMIASMSEDAMSSVPNKIREGALGLGSTKLEMITKVIIPAATSGIMASIVLAISRAIGETMIVSLAAGSSPTFDLNLTHSIQTMTAYIVQVSQGDATNGSDLYYSIYAVGFTLFIFTLIMNFISQWITKRFREEY, from the coding sequence ATGAAATCACAGCATAACGTTCGTGAAATGATCCATAACAAAAGTAAAGTGGGATCGTCAAAAAGTGATAAAATTATGCCGATTATTTTAGCGACTATTGCCGCTATTTCCATTTTGACAACTATTGGTATTGTCATTACCTTGTTAACTGAAACTATTACGTTTTTCACAAGAGTGCCCATGTCAAAGTTCTTTTTAGAAACAGACTGGAATCCATTTAGTGCAAATCCAAAATATGGAATTTGGGCTTTAATTTTAGGTACTTTAAAAATTACACTTATCGCTACAATATTTGCAGTACCTGTTGGGTTAGGTGCAGCCATCTACTTAAGTGAATATGCATCTAAACGTACAAAAAAAATCATTAAACCGATATTAGAGGTATTAGCTGGTATCCCAACTATTGTTTATGGTTTCTTTGCCTTAACATTAGTTACACCTATTTTAAGAGCTATTTTTCCAAGTATTTCTAGTTTTAACGCTATTAGTCCTGGATTAGTCGTTGGCGTCATGATTATTCCAATGATTGCTAGTATGAGTGAAGATGCCATGTCTTCCGTTCCAAATAAAATACGTGAAGGAGCTTTAGGTTTAGGTTCAACCAAACTTGAAATGATTACAAAAGTAATTATACCAGCAGCTACTTCAGGTATTATGGCTTCTATTGTACTCGCAATTTCACGTGCGATAGGTGAGACAATGATTGTATCTTTAGCTGCAGGTTCTAGCCCGACGTTTGATTTAAATTTAACGCATTCTATTCAAACAATGACAGCTTATATCGTACAAGTTTCTCAAGGTGATGCGACAAACGGATCTGACCTTTATTACAGTATTTATGCGGTTGGATTCACATTATTCATTTTCACCTTAATTATGAACTTTATTTCACAATGGATTACGAAGCGTTTCAGAGAGGAGTATTAA
- a CDS encoding deoxyribonuclease IV: MLIGSHVSMSGKKMLLASAEEAHQYGASTFMIYTGAPQNTRRKAIEDLNIEAGHAAMKEYGLSNIVVHAPYIINIANTNKPEVFELGVNFLQNEIERTEAIGAKDIVLHPGSHVGAGADVGIKRIIEGLNEVLTNNNDVRIALETMAGKGSEIGRTFEEIAQIIDGVTHNERLSICLDTCHIHDAGYDVVNDFDGVLNEFDKIIGVDRIKVVHVNDSKNPREAHKDRHENIGFGHIGFDALNYVVHHPQFENIPKILETPYVGEDKKNKKPPYKFEIEAFRNEKFDPEMKNKIVSL; encoded by the coding sequence ATGTTAATAGGCTCACATGTTTCAATGAGTGGTAAAAAAATGTTGTTAGCCTCTGCAGAAGAGGCACATCAATACGGCGCATCTACTTTTATGATTTATACAGGGGCGCCTCAAAATACGCGAAGAAAAGCTATTGAAGATTTAAATATCGAAGCTGGTCACGCTGCTATGAAAGAATATGGACTTTCAAATATTGTCGTTCACGCACCTTATATCATCAACATAGCAAATACAAATAAACCTGAAGTCTTTGAATTAGGTGTTAATTTTTTACAAAATGAAATCGAACGTACAGAAGCAATTGGTGCGAAGGATATCGTTCTTCACCCTGGTAGCCATGTTGGCGCAGGAGCTGATGTAGGCATTAAACGCATTATTGAAGGCCTCAATGAAGTTTTAACAAATAATAATGATGTGCGTATTGCACTTGAAACAATGGCAGGTAAAGGATCTGAAATAGGGCGAACATTTGAAGAAATCGCTCAAATTATCGACGGTGTCACACATAATGAACGACTTTCTATTTGTTTAGATACTTGCCATATTCATGATGCTGGATATGATGTCGTCAACGACTTCGATGGGGTTCTCAATGAATTTGACAAAATCATTGGTGTAGATCGTATTAAAGTTGTTCATGTTAATGACAGTAAAAACCCACGTGAAGCACATAAAGACCGTCATGAAAATATAGGTTTTGGCCATATCGGTTTCGATGCTTTAAACTATGTGGTTCATCATCCTCAATTTGAAAATATACCTAAAATTTTAGAAACTCCTTATGTTGGCGAAGATAAGAAAAATAAAAAGCCACCTTACAAATTTGAAATTGAAGCTTTTAGAAATGAAAAATTCGATCCAGAAATGAAAAACAAAATTGTTTCTTTATAG
- a CDS encoding DEAD/DEAH box helicase, translating into MPKHPFGHFNFDLSLISAIDELNFKQPTDVQQRVIPKLLKRVNLIGQSQTGTGKSHSFLLPIFQLLDTQITEPQAVILAPTRELATQLYHAALQLASHKQGVKVSLFIGGTDFEKDKQKTTQQPQVVIGTPTRINDLSKIGALHVHLAQQLVIDEADLMIDLGLIQEVDQIASRLDSEAKMAVFSATIPKSLHPFLNKYLENPEFVEVKAEQKNKKNITFYLIPTRGTNKLEKTIELIDTINPYLGIIFCNSRENANDLAENLNQKGIQVGMIHGGLSPRERKQQMKRIRNLDFQYVIASDLASRGIDIEGVSHVINYDVPLDIDFFTHRVGRTGRGNYKGIAITLYKPDEEYLIQQIEQKGYHFENVDIKNGELRPIKAHNTRKLRQKQDDHITQQVKNKIKRNNKKKVKPGYKKKFKQEVENLKRQEKRQHSRRKKRLDRKNKK; encoded by the coding sequence ATGCCTAAGCATCCATTTGGTCATTTTAATTTTGACCTGAGTTTAATTTCAGCCATTGATGAATTAAACTTTAAACAACCGACAGACGTACAACAACGTGTTATTCCTAAATTATTAAAACGCGTCAATTTAATTGGTCAATCACAAACTGGAACAGGTAAATCTCACTCTTTTTTACTACCTATATTCCAATTATTAGATACTCAAATTACAGAACCTCAAGCAGTTATTCTCGCACCAACTAGAGAATTAGCAACTCAACTTTACCATGCAGCACTGCAACTTGCCTCTCATAAACAAGGTGTGAAGGTGAGTCTTTTCATTGGAGGCACAGACTTCGAAAAAGACAAACAAAAAACGACGCAACAACCTCAAGTTGTTATTGGTACCCCTACACGTATTAACGATTTATCTAAAATAGGGGCTTTACATGTACATCTCGCACAACAACTTGTCATAGACGAAGCGGATTTAATGATTGATTTAGGTTTAATACAAGAAGTTGATCAAATTGCTTCTCGATTAGATTCTGAAGCTAAAATGGCTGTATTTAGTGCAACCATTCCAAAATCATTACATCCTTTCTTAAATAAATATTTAGAGAACCCGGAGTTTGTCGAAGTAAAAGCAGAGCAGAAAAACAAAAAAAACATTACATTTTATTTAATTCCAACGCGAGGTACGAACAAATTAGAAAAGACGATTGAACTTATCGACACAATTAATCCTTATCTAGGTATTATTTTCTGTAATAGCCGTGAAAATGCGAATGATTTAGCAGAGAATTTGAATCAAAAAGGGATTCAAGTCGGTATGATTCATGGGGGCTTATCACCTCGTGAACGTAAACAACAAATGAAACGCATCCGTAATTTAGACTTTCAATATGTTATCGCCAGTGATTTAGCGTCACGTGGTATTGATATTGAAGGGGTGAGTCATGTCATTAACTACGATGTGCCATTAGATATAGATTTCTTTACACACCGCGTTGGCCGTACAGGTAGAGGGAATTATAAGGGTATTGCTATTACCTTATATAAGCCTGATGAAGAATATCTCATTCAACAAATAGAACAAAAAGGGTATCACTTTGAAAATGTTGACATCAAAAACGGTGAATTACGTCCAATTAAAGCGCACAATACGAGAAAATTACGTCAAAAACAAGATGACCACATTACCCAACAAGTAAAGAATAAAATAAAACGAAATAACAAGAAAAAAGTTAAACCTGGCTACAAAAAGAAATTTAAACAAGAAGTTGAAAACTTAAAAAGACAAGAAAAACGTCAGCATAGTAGACGTAAAAAACGTCTTGATCGAAAAAATAAAAAATAA
- the ispG gene encoding flavodoxin-dependent (E)-4-hydroxy-3-methylbut-2-enyl-diphosphate synthase has translation MSEITHRKNTRPVKVGNLTIGGSDEVVIQSMTTTKTHDVEATVAEIKRLEEAGCQIVRVACPNEEDAHAIKDIKAQINIPLVVDIHFNYKLALIAIENGADKIRINPGNIGRREKVEAVVEACKAKGIPIRIGVNAGSLEKHILKKYGYPTADGMVESALHHIKILEDLDFHDIIVSMKASDVNLAIEAYTKAAKAFDYPLHLGITESGTLFNGTVKSSAGLGAILALGIGNTCRISLSADPVEEVKVAKALLKSFGLASNAATLIACPTCGRIEIDLISIANEVEDYIEKLKVPLKVAVLGCAVNGPGEAREADIGIAGARGEGLLFMKGKTVRKVPEESMVDELKMEIDKLAAEWEKNKEEATS, from the coding sequence ATGTCTGAAATTACACATCGTAAAAATACACGACCTGTAAAAGTGGGCAACTTAACTATCGGTGGATCTGATGAAGTTGTAATCCAAAGTATGACGACAACGAAAACACATGATGTTGAGGCAACAGTGGCTGAAATTAAACGTTTAGAGGAAGCGGGTTGCCAAATTGTACGTGTGGCATGTCCTAACGAAGAAGACGCACATGCAATTAAAGATATAAAAGCACAGATAAATATTCCGTTAGTTGTTGATATACACTTTAACTATAAACTTGCACTCATTGCAATTGAAAATGGTGCTGATAAAATTCGTATTAATCCAGGTAACATAGGTCGTCGTGAAAAAGTAGAAGCTGTAGTAGAAGCATGTAAAGCTAAAGGTATCCCTATTCGTATTGGTGTGAATGCGGGATCATTAGAAAAACATATTTTGAAAAAGTATGGCTACCCTACTGCTGACGGCATGGTGGAAAGTGCATTACATCATATTAAAATACTTGAGGACTTAGATTTTCACGATATTATCGTTTCTATGAAAGCAAGTGATGTCAATTTAGCCATTGAGGCATACACAAAAGCGGCTAAAGCGTTTGACTATCCATTACATCTAGGAATCACAGAAAGTGGTACTTTATTCAATGGAACTGTTAAATCATCAGCAGGTTTAGGTGCAATTCTTGCATTAGGTATAGGAAATACTTGCCGTATCTCATTATCTGCTGATCCAGTAGAAGAAGTAAAAGTGGCGAAAGCTCTTTTAAAATCGTTCGGTTTAGCAAGTAATGCTGCAACGTTAATTGCTTGTCCAACATGTGGACGTATTGAAATTGACCTGATTTCTATTGCAAATGAGGTAGAGGATTATATTGAAAAATTAAAAGTACCGTTAAAAGTTGCGGTATTAGGTTGTGCAGTAAATGGACCTGGTGAAGCACGTGAAGCTGATATTGGTATTGCAGGTGCACGTGGTGAAGGTTTGCTATTTATGAAAGGAAAAACAGTCCGTAAAGTTCCTGAAGAATCCATGGTTGATGAACTAAAAATGGAAATAGATAAACTTGCAGCTGAGTGGGAAAAAAATAAAGAAGAAGCAACGTCATAA
- a CDS encoding PstS family phosphate ABC transporter substrate-binding protein produces the protein MKKWQVLGTTVVSASLLLGACGGASQQNSDNGGDKKSENSNVEGTVKGNGSSTVAPIIEKLNEEFSKNHSKATVENVTSGTGDGFKQFIAGKTDFSNASRPIKDEEKQQLESKNIKYTEFEIAKDGLTIAVNKDNDFVKELTLDDLKKIYSGQAKNWSDINPKYPKKPIKAFSPDQSHGTYDFFSEEVMNKQDIKAEKNQNTDVIVKSVQDNKEGIGFFAYNFYKENQNNLKAVKIKGEDGKAIEPDHKTIQDGSYALSRPLFIYANNQKLKDNKAFAEFMKFTLEDKGKAAEAKGVDYVALPEKDYKDQLSKLEKLTGKSEK, from the coding sequence ATGAAGAAATGGCAAGTACTTGGTACTACAGTTGTTAGTGCATCATTATTATTAGGTGCATGTGGTGGCGCTAGTCAACAAAATAGTGATAACGGTGGCGACAAAAAAAGTGAAAACTCAAATGTAGAAGGAACTGTAAAAGGGAATGGTTCTTCAACCGTTGCACCAATAATTGAAAAATTAAATGAGGAATTTTCTAAAAATCATAGTAAAGCAACAGTAGAAAACGTAACTTCTGGTACAGGGGACGGGTTCAAACAATTTATTGCAGGTAAAACAGATTTCTCAAATGCCTCTCGTCCAATCAAAGATGAAGAAAAACAACAACTTGAAAGTAAAAACATTAAATATACTGAATTTGAAATCGCTAAAGATGGATTAACAATTGCCGTTAATAAAGACAATGACTTTGTCAAAGAACTTACACTTGATGATTTAAAGAAAATCTACTCTGGTCAAGCTAAAAATTGGTCTGATATCAATCCTAAATATCCTAAAAAACCAATTAAAGCTTTCTCACCTGACCAATCACACGGAACTTATGATTTCTTTAGTGAAGAAGTTATGAACAAACAAGACATCAAAGCTGAGAAAAACCAAAATACTGATGTTATTGTAAAATCAGTTCAAGATAACAAAGAAGGTATTGGATTCTTTGCTTACAACTTCTACAAAGAAAACCAAAATAACTTAAAAGCAGTTAAGATTAAAGGTGAAGATGGCAAAGCTATCGAGCCTGATCACAAAACAATTCAAGATGGTTCATACGCTTTAAGTCGTCCATTATTCATCTATGCAAACAACCAAAAACTTAAAGATAACAAAGCTTTCGCTGAATTTATGAAATTTACTTTAGAAGATAAAGGTAAAGCAGCAGAAGCTAAAGGTGTTGATTATGTCGCACTTCCTGAAAAAGATTATAAAGATCAACTTTCAAAATTAGAAAAATTAACTGGTAAAAGTGAGAAGTAA
- a CDS encoding Fur family transcriptional regulator, with product MKTQEAIHILKEQGHKYTDKRKDMINIFIQEDKYINAKHVQQLMNENYPGISFDTIYRNLHLFKTLGIIESTELDGEMKFRIACTSHHHHHFICTSCGDTKVIDYCPMTEVKKALPDVEIEMHKLEVYGVCEKCKA from the coding sequence TTGAAGACACAAGAAGCGATTCATATTCTTAAAGAACAAGGACATAAATATACGGACAAACGTAAAGACATGATTAACATTTTTATTCAGGAAGATAAATATATTAATGCTAAACATGTTCAACAATTGATGAATGAAAATTATCCAGGTATTTCATTCGATACGATATATAGAAATCTCCACTTATTCAAAACACTCGGTATTATTGAGAGTACAGAATTGGACGGTGAAATGAAGTTTCGAATCGCTTGTACATCACATCATCATCACCATTTTATTTGTACTTCCTGTGGAGATACTAAAGTTATCGATTATTGTCCAATGACTGAAGTTAAAAAAGCATTGCCTGATGTAGAGATTGAAATGCATAAACTTGAAGTATACGGCGTTTGTGAAAAGTGTAAAGCATAA
- a CDS encoding metal ABC transporter permease, translated as MIDAILNFEFIRYSFISGLLIGLIAPLIGTFIVVRRLSLIADALSHVTLSGISFGMFIVSASSAFAFVNPIWTGILFAIVGALLIEKLRTSYSNYQEIAIPILMSSGIGLSAIFISLADGFNQELVGLLFGSISAVSFSDLVTITIISILVLAFILLFYKELFILSFDAEYSKVIGIPKWISFLFIIIVALVISASMRVIGVLLVSALITLPVAIAMRWSKGFKQFIIMSIVIGEFSVIAGLITAFYLDISPGGVIVVILILLLGLTFLLQKVTKGAVKRSEY; from the coding sequence ATGATAGATGCAATTTTGAATTTTGAATTTATAAGATATAGTTTTATTAGTGGTCTTCTCATAGGACTGATTGCACCGCTTATAGGAACTTTTATAGTTGTGAGGAGACTCTCACTTATTGCTGACGCATTAAGTCATGTGACGTTAAGTGGGATTTCATTTGGTATGTTTATAGTCAGTGCCTCATCAGCCTTTGCTTTTGTGAATCCGATATGGACAGGTATCCTTTTTGCTATCGTAGGTGCATTACTTATTGAAAAATTAAGAACTTCGTATAGTAATTATCAAGAAATTGCAATACCTATTTTGATGAGTTCTGGTATAGGATTAAGTGCCATTTTTATCTCTTTAGCAGATGGCTTTAACCAAGAATTAGTAGGGTTACTATTTGGTTCAATCAGCGCAGTTTCATTTAGTGATTTAGTGACTATTACGATTATTTCCATACTTGTCCTTGCTTTTATTTTACTGTTTTACAAAGAATTATTTATACTTTCGTTTGATGCTGAATACAGTAAAGTGATAGGCATTCCAAAATGGATTTCATTTTTATTTATTATCATTGTTGCACTAGTGATTTCTGCATCTATGAGGGTTATTGGGGTTTTACTAGTGAGTGCATTAATTACACTCCCTGTAGCCATTGCAATGCGTTGGTCAAAAGGCTTTAAACAATTTATTATTATGAGTATTGTCATTGGTGAATTTTCTGTTATTGCAGGACTTATTACAGCATTTTATTTAGATATATCTCCAGGCGGAGTTATTGTCGTGATATTAATTCTTTTATTGGGATTAACATTTCTTTTGCAAAAAGTAACTAAAGGGGCAGTTAAAAGGAGTGAATATTAA